The proteins below are encoded in one region of Triticum aestivum cultivar Chinese Spring chromosome 1B, IWGSC CS RefSeq v2.1, whole genome shotgun sequence:
- the LOC123141332 gene encoding 26S proteasome non-ATPase regulatory subunit 1 homolog A isoform X1: MAATATVSSAGGILAMLHEPAEELKLHALASLNSVVHLFYPEISTSIPAIESMYEDDEFDQRQLAALVVSKVFYYLGELNDALSYALGAGPLFDVSEDSDYALALLAKALDEYASFKTRASKAMEEEENVDPRLEAIVERMLERCILDGKYQQAMGMAVECRRLDKLEEAIVQCANIHGALSYCINFSHQYVSHREYRSEVLRCLVKIYQTLPHPDYLSICQCLMVLGEHETVANILDTLLSGSQDDALIAYQIAFDLVENENQAFLLNVGNRLDSQTPGQSALPVDQTVNARTTSTEPAGDVQMGDGTTTSNRNAHPVDPNEAAHADRLAKLKGILSGEKSIQLTLQFLYSHNRSDLLILKTIKQAVETSGNVCHSATVCSNAIMHAGTTVDTFLRENLEWLSKATKWAKFSATAGLGVIHRGHLQQGRALMAPYLPQNGAVGGGSPYSEGGALYALGLIHANHGEGIKQFLRESLRNTSAEVTFCSLSFLRNANYIVNFLNQNCIIIQVIQHGACLGLGLASLGTADEEVFEDIKNVLYTDSAVAGEAAGIGMGLLMVGTASEKAGEMLAYAHDTQHEKIIRGLALGIALTMYGREEEADTLIEQMTRDQDPILRYGGMYALALAYRGTANNKAIHQLLHFAVSDVSDDVRRTAVMGLGFVLYNEPEQTPRIVSLLSESYNPHVRYGAALAVGISCAGTGLSDAISLLEPLTSDVVDFVRQGALIAMAMVMIQTNESFDSRVGTFRRQLEKIILDKHEDTMSKMGAILASGILDAGGRNVTIKLRSRNKHDKLTAVIGLAVFTQFWYWYPLLYFISLAFSPTAIMGLNSNLEVPKFEFMSHAKPSLFEYPKPTTQQATTSAVELPTAILSTYAKAKSRAKKDAESKAAANQEKTAAEAESKAANQEKSTEDASGSTSGKAADAMQVDSTAEKKAPEPEPAFQILANPARVVPLQEKFIKFIEGSRYVPVRPAPCGGFILLRDMQPSEAEELVVLTDAPATGQPVPGASAMAVDDDEPQPPQPFEYLS, translated from the exons ATGGCGGCGACAGCGACGGTGAGCTCGGCGGGCGGGATCCTCGCCATGCTCCACGAGCCGGCGGAGGAGCTCAAGctgcacgcgctcgccagcctcaaCTCCGTCGTCCACCTCTTCTACCCGGAGATCTCCACCAGCATCCCCGCCAT CGAGAGCATGTATGAAGACGACGAATTTGACCAGAGACAGCTTGCTGCACTAGTTGTTTCTAAG GTGTTCTACTACCTGGGCGAGTTAAACGATGCACTGTCGTATGCACTTGGTGCTGGACCTCTGTTTGATGTTTCTGAGGATTCTGATTATGCTCTGGCTCTTTTAG CCAAAGCATTAGATGAATATGCGAGTTTCAAGACAAGAGCTTCTAAAGCTATGGAGGAAGAAGAGAATGTGGATCCTAGACTAGAGGCCATAGTGGAGAGGATGTTGGAGAG GTGTATTCTTGATGGGAAATACCAACAGGCCATGGGTATGGCTGTTGAATGCAGGAGACTGGATAAGCTGGAGGAAGCAATTGTTCAGTGTGCTAATATTCACGGGGCTCTTTCATATTGCATCAACTTTTCTCATCAATATGTTAGTCACCGTGAATATCGTTCTGAG GTTCTTCGCTGTCTTGTTAAAATATACCAGACTTTGCCGCATCCAGATTATCTGAGCATCTGCCAGTGCCTTATGGTTCTGGGCGAGCATGAAACTGTTGCGAATATATTGGACACACTACTTTCTGGAAGCCAG GATGATGCTCTCATTGCATACCAAATTGCTTTTGATCTAGTGGAAAATGAAAATCAGGCCTTCCTTCTGAATGTGGGGAATCGCCTGGACTCACAGACTCCTGGCCAGTCAGCTTTACCGGTTGATCAGACTGTTAACGCGCGTACAACTAGCACAGAACCAGCGGGTGATGTTCAGATGGGAGATGGCACAACTACTTCAAACAGAAATGCTCACCCAGTGGATCCAAATGAGGCAGCGCATGCTGATAGGCTTGCAAAACTTAAAGGGATACTGTCAGGGGAGAAGTCTATTCAGCTTACGCTGCAATTTTTGTATAGCCACAACAG GTCTGATCTTCTAATTCTGAAGACAATAAAGCAGGCTGTGGAAACGAGTGGCAATGTTTGCCATAGTGCAACTGTTTGTTCCAATGCGATCATGCATGCAGGAACAACTGTAGATACCTTTTTAAGAGAAAATCTG GAATGGTTAAGCAAGGCAACCAAGTGGGCTAAATTTAGTGCGACAGCTGGACTGGGTGTCATTCATAGAGGCCACCTTCAGCAAGGTCGGGCTTTGATGGCCCCGTACCTACCTCAAAATGGTGCAGTTGGTGGTGGCAGTCCATATTCAGAAGGTGGTGCCCTCTATGCTTTAGGTTTGATTCATGCCAACCATGGCGAAGGAATCAAACAATTCCTCCGTGAAAGCCTTCGCAACACCAGTGCAGAGGTGACATTTTGTTCCTTGTCCTTTTTGCGTAATGCTAATTATATTGTGAATTTTCTTAATCAAAACTGTATTATTATACAGGTCATCCAGCATGGTGCCTGTTTGGGACTTGGGCTTGCATCTCTCGGGACAGCAGATGAAGAAGTGTTTGAGGACATAAAGAATGTCCTTTACACAGACAGTGCAGTAGCTGGTGAAGCAGCTGGTATCGGCATGGGTTTGCTCATGGTTGGCACAGCCAGTGAGAAGGCCGGTGAGATGCTTGCTTATGCACATGATACACAGCATGAAAAGATTATCAG GGGTTTGGCACTTGGCATCGCATTGACAATGTATGGCAGGGAGGAGGAAGCTGACACCTTGATCGAACAAATGACTAGAGATCAAGATCCCATACTACGTTATGGTGGTATGTATGCATTGGCTCTAGCGTACAGAGGAACTGCAAACAACAAAGCTATCCATCAGCTGCTGCACTTCGCTGTATCGGACGTCAGTGATGATGTTCGTAGGACTGCAGTTATGGGTCTTGGATTTGTTCTATACAACGAACCTGAGCAG ACTCCAAGAATTGTGTCCCTGCTCTCTGAATCGTACAACCCACATGTTCGTTATGGTGCAGCCCTAGCTGTTGGGATATCCTGTGCAGGCACAGGGTTAAGTGATGCCATTTCCTTGTTGGAGCCTCTCACATCAGACGTTGTTGACTTCGTACGCCAGGGGGCTCTAATTGCTATGGCAATGGTCATGATCCAGACTAATGAGTCCTTTGATTCTCGTGTTGGAACATTTAGGCGTCAGTTGGAAAAGATCATTCTTGACAAGCACGAGGACACCATGAGCAAAATGGGCGCCATACTTGCTTCTGGCATTCTAGATGCCGGTGGCAGGAATGTCACAATCAAACTTCGCTCGAGGAACAAGCATGACAAGCTCACTGCTGTGATTGGCCTCGCTGTTTTCACCCAGTTCTGGTACTGGTACCCTCTCCTATACTTCATCAGCCTGGCCTTCTCGCCAACGGCCATCATGGGTCTCAACTCGAATCTGGAAGTGCCGAAGTTTGAATTTATGTCACATGCTAAGCCGTCCCTCTTTGAGTATCCGAAACCGACGACCCAGCAGGCTACAACTTCGGCTGTCGAGCTGCCCACAGCCATTTTGTCAACCTATGCCAAGGCAAAATCTAGGGCGAAGAAGGATGCGGAAAGCAAAGCTGCTGCTAACCAGGAGAAGACAGCAGCAGAAGCAGAAAGCAAAGCTGCTAACCAGGAGAAGTCAACGGAAGATGCTTCCGGTTCTACTTCTGGCAAGGCAGCTGATGCAATGCAG GTGGACAGCACTGCAGAGAAGAAGGCTCCAGAGCCAGAACCGGCCTTCCAGATCCTGGCGAACCCAGCCCGCGTCGTCCCCCTGCAGGAGAAGTTCATCAAGTTCATCGAGGGCAGCCGATACGTCCCCGTGAGGCCCGCCCCCTGCGGCGGGTTCATCCTCCTACGAGACATGCAGCCCAGCGAGGCCGAGGAGCTCGTCGTGCTCACCGACGCCCCCGCGACAGGGCAGCCGGTGCCCGGTGCCTCTGCCATGGCCGTCGACGACGACGAGCCCCAGCCGCCCCAACCTTTTGAGTACCTGTCCTGA
- the LOC123141332 gene encoding 26S proteasome non-ATPase regulatory subunit 1 homolog A isoform X2: MAATATVSSAGGILAMLHEPAEELKLHALASLNSVVHLFYPEISTSIPAIESMYEDDEFDQRQLAALVVSKVFYYLGELNDALSYALGAGPLFDVSEDSDYALALLAKALDEYASFKTRASKAMEEEENVDPRLEAIVERMLERCILDGKYQQAMGMAVECRRLDKLEEAIVQCANIHGALSYCINFSHQYVSHREYRSEVLRCLVKIYQTLPHPDYLSICQCLMVLGEHETVANILDTLLSGSQDDALIAYQIAFDLVENENQAFLLNVGNRLDSQTPGQSALPVDQTVNARTTSTEPAGDVQMGDGTTTSNRNAHPVDPNEAAHADRLAKLKGILSGEKSIQLTLQFLYSHNRSDLLILKTIKQAVETSGNVCHSATVCSNAIMHAGTTVDTFLRENLEWLSKATKWAKFSATAGLGVIHRGHLQQGRALMAPYLPQNGAVGGGSPYSEGGALYALGLIHANHGEGIKQFLRESLRNTSAEVIQHGACLGLGLASLGTADEEVFEDIKNVLYTDSAVAGEAAGIGMGLLMVGTASEKAGEMLAYAHDTQHEKIIRGLALGIALTMYGREEEADTLIEQMTRDQDPILRYGGMYALALAYRGTANNKAIHQLLHFAVSDVSDDVRRTAVMGLGFVLYNEPEQTPRIVSLLSESYNPHVRYGAALAVGISCAGTGLSDAISLLEPLTSDVVDFVRQGALIAMAMVMIQTNESFDSRVGTFRRQLEKIILDKHEDTMSKMGAILASGILDAGGRNVTIKLRSRNKHDKLTAVIGLAVFTQFWYWYPLLYFISLAFSPTAIMGLNSNLEVPKFEFMSHAKPSLFEYPKPTTQQATTSAVELPTAILSTYAKAKSRAKKDAESKAAANQEKTAAEAESKAANQEKSTEDASGSTSGKAADAMQVDSTAEKKAPEPEPAFQILANPARVVPLQEKFIKFIEGSRYVPVRPAPCGGFILLRDMQPSEAEELVVLTDAPATGQPVPGASAMAVDDDEPQPPQPFEYLS, encoded by the exons ATGGCGGCGACAGCGACGGTGAGCTCGGCGGGCGGGATCCTCGCCATGCTCCACGAGCCGGCGGAGGAGCTCAAGctgcacgcgctcgccagcctcaaCTCCGTCGTCCACCTCTTCTACCCGGAGATCTCCACCAGCATCCCCGCCAT CGAGAGCATGTATGAAGACGACGAATTTGACCAGAGACAGCTTGCTGCACTAGTTGTTTCTAAG GTGTTCTACTACCTGGGCGAGTTAAACGATGCACTGTCGTATGCACTTGGTGCTGGACCTCTGTTTGATGTTTCTGAGGATTCTGATTATGCTCTGGCTCTTTTAG CCAAAGCATTAGATGAATATGCGAGTTTCAAGACAAGAGCTTCTAAAGCTATGGAGGAAGAAGAGAATGTGGATCCTAGACTAGAGGCCATAGTGGAGAGGATGTTGGAGAG GTGTATTCTTGATGGGAAATACCAACAGGCCATGGGTATGGCTGTTGAATGCAGGAGACTGGATAAGCTGGAGGAAGCAATTGTTCAGTGTGCTAATATTCACGGGGCTCTTTCATATTGCATCAACTTTTCTCATCAATATGTTAGTCACCGTGAATATCGTTCTGAG GTTCTTCGCTGTCTTGTTAAAATATACCAGACTTTGCCGCATCCAGATTATCTGAGCATCTGCCAGTGCCTTATGGTTCTGGGCGAGCATGAAACTGTTGCGAATATATTGGACACACTACTTTCTGGAAGCCAG GATGATGCTCTCATTGCATACCAAATTGCTTTTGATCTAGTGGAAAATGAAAATCAGGCCTTCCTTCTGAATGTGGGGAATCGCCTGGACTCACAGACTCCTGGCCAGTCAGCTTTACCGGTTGATCAGACTGTTAACGCGCGTACAACTAGCACAGAACCAGCGGGTGATGTTCAGATGGGAGATGGCACAACTACTTCAAACAGAAATGCTCACCCAGTGGATCCAAATGAGGCAGCGCATGCTGATAGGCTTGCAAAACTTAAAGGGATACTGTCAGGGGAGAAGTCTATTCAGCTTACGCTGCAATTTTTGTATAGCCACAACAG GTCTGATCTTCTAATTCTGAAGACAATAAAGCAGGCTGTGGAAACGAGTGGCAATGTTTGCCATAGTGCAACTGTTTGTTCCAATGCGATCATGCATGCAGGAACAACTGTAGATACCTTTTTAAGAGAAAATCTG GAATGGTTAAGCAAGGCAACCAAGTGGGCTAAATTTAGTGCGACAGCTGGACTGGGTGTCATTCATAGAGGCCACCTTCAGCAAGGTCGGGCTTTGATGGCCCCGTACCTACCTCAAAATGGTGCAGTTGGTGGTGGCAGTCCATATTCAGAAGGTGGTGCCCTCTATGCTTTAGGTTTGATTCATGCCAACCATGGCGAAGGAATCAAACAATTCCTCCGTGAAAGCCTTCGCAACACCAGTGCAGAG GTCATCCAGCATGGTGCCTGTTTGGGACTTGGGCTTGCATCTCTCGGGACAGCAGATGAAGAAGTGTTTGAGGACATAAAGAATGTCCTTTACACAGACAGTGCAGTAGCTGGTGAAGCAGCTGGTATCGGCATGGGTTTGCTCATGGTTGGCACAGCCAGTGAGAAGGCCGGTGAGATGCTTGCTTATGCACATGATACACAGCATGAAAAGATTATCAG GGGTTTGGCACTTGGCATCGCATTGACAATGTATGGCAGGGAGGAGGAAGCTGACACCTTGATCGAACAAATGACTAGAGATCAAGATCCCATACTACGTTATGGTGGTATGTATGCATTGGCTCTAGCGTACAGAGGAACTGCAAACAACAAAGCTATCCATCAGCTGCTGCACTTCGCTGTATCGGACGTCAGTGATGATGTTCGTAGGACTGCAGTTATGGGTCTTGGATTTGTTCTATACAACGAACCTGAGCAG ACTCCAAGAATTGTGTCCCTGCTCTCTGAATCGTACAACCCACATGTTCGTTATGGTGCAGCCCTAGCTGTTGGGATATCCTGTGCAGGCACAGGGTTAAGTGATGCCATTTCCTTGTTGGAGCCTCTCACATCAGACGTTGTTGACTTCGTACGCCAGGGGGCTCTAATTGCTATGGCAATGGTCATGATCCAGACTAATGAGTCCTTTGATTCTCGTGTTGGAACATTTAGGCGTCAGTTGGAAAAGATCATTCTTGACAAGCACGAGGACACCATGAGCAAAATGGGCGCCATACTTGCTTCTGGCATTCTAGATGCCGGTGGCAGGAATGTCACAATCAAACTTCGCTCGAGGAACAAGCATGACAAGCTCACTGCTGTGATTGGCCTCGCTGTTTTCACCCAGTTCTGGTACTGGTACCCTCTCCTATACTTCATCAGCCTGGCCTTCTCGCCAACGGCCATCATGGGTCTCAACTCGAATCTGGAAGTGCCGAAGTTTGAATTTATGTCACATGCTAAGCCGTCCCTCTTTGAGTATCCGAAACCGACGACCCAGCAGGCTACAACTTCGGCTGTCGAGCTGCCCACAGCCATTTTGTCAACCTATGCCAAGGCAAAATCTAGGGCGAAGAAGGATGCGGAAAGCAAAGCTGCTGCTAACCAGGAGAAGACAGCAGCAGAAGCAGAAAGCAAAGCTGCTAACCAGGAGAAGTCAACGGAAGATGCTTCCGGTTCTACTTCTGGCAAGGCAGCTGATGCAATGCAG GTGGACAGCACTGCAGAGAAGAAGGCTCCAGAGCCAGAACCGGCCTTCCAGATCCTGGCGAACCCAGCCCGCGTCGTCCCCCTGCAGGAGAAGTTCATCAAGTTCATCGAGGGCAGCCGATACGTCCCCGTGAGGCCCGCCCCCTGCGGCGGGTTCATCCTCCTACGAGACATGCAGCCCAGCGAGGCCGAGGAGCTCGTCGTGCTCACCGACGCCCCCGCGACAGGGCAGCCGGTGCCCGGTGCCTCTGCCATGGCCGTCGACGACGACGAGCCCCAGCCGCCCCAACCTTTTGAGTACCTGTCCTGA
- the LOC123141322 gene encoding 50S ribosomal protein L20 translates to MNKGKIFKLAKGFRGRAKNCIRIARERVEKALQYSYRDRRNKKRDMRSLWIERINAGTRLHGVNYGNFMHGLMKENVQLNRKVLSELSMHEPYSFKALVDVSRTAFPGNRPAAKKEGLASIL, encoded by the exons ATGAACAAGGGGAAGATTTTTAAGTTAGCCAAGGGATTCCGAGGAAGGGCTAAAAACTGCATAAGAATCGCCAGGGAGCGTGTAGAAAAAGCATTGCAATATTCATACAGGGATCGGCGCAACAAGAAAAGGGACATGCGGTCTCTCTGGATCGAGCGCATCAATGCTGGTACACGACTCCATGGG GTGAACTATGGCAACTTCATGCATGGACTGATGAAGGAGAACGTCCAACTCAACAGGAAGGTACTTTCGGAGCTGTCGATGCATGAGCCATACAGCTTCAAGGCCCTCGTTGATGTATCCCGCACTGCATTCCCTGGGAACAGGCCGGCTGCCAAGAAGGAAGGACTAGCAAGCATTCTATAA